A genomic stretch from Terriglobus sp. RCC_193 includes:
- the gpmI gene encoding 2,3-bisphosphoglycerate-independent phosphoglycerate mutase translates to MSRRKPLVLTILDGWGIRSETHGNAIAMARKPTYDMLLREYPNTIIRASDHYVGLPDGQMGNSEVGHLNLGAGRVVRMDIVRIDSLIESGEFFELPLLVNGIKEAMERGRAVHFLGLLSDGGVHSHQRHLYALLKLCAKLGAKDVFVHAFLDGRDTMPTSGAGYVDALQQKIREIGVGKLASCSGRYYAMDRDLKWDREAKAFDAMVKGNAEGGTATDAAAKIRQNYNNGVTDEFTIPFVCVDETGKPVGTIGDEDLCICFNYRSDRVRQVTRVLARNVEGGLTKSNALDLPKADELDLEIPRNSAPKNIRYITMTQYDPKFTLPMVILPESMDNLLANVMANNELRNLRVAETEKYAHVTYFFNGGIEKPFAGEEREVVQSQKVATYDLAPEMSARGICDVVLKAIDDTAFDVVVVNFANADMVGHSGKMEPTIKGVETVDACLGEIYASLKRNGGSWLITADHGNAELLIDPVTGGPHTAHTTNPVPLIAVTEAGKSFSLREGGSLRDISPTMLGMLGMQLPKEMTGGDLRVFPKL, encoded by the coding sequence ATGTCCCGCCGTAAACCTCTTGTACTTACCATTCTTGACGGCTGGGGTATTCGCTCCGAGACGCATGGTAATGCCATTGCCATGGCGCGCAAACCGACATATGACATGTTGCTGCGCGAGTATCCGAACACCATCATTCGCGCCAGCGATCATTATGTTGGTCTGCCGGATGGACAGATGGGCAATAGCGAAGTGGGCCATCTGAATCTGGGCGCTGGTCGCGTGGTGCGCATGGATATTGTGCGAATCGATTCGTTAATTGAGTCGGGCGAGTTCTTTGAATTGCCCTTGCTGGTCAATGGAATCAAGGAAGCGATGGAGCGTGGGCGCGCCGTTCATTTCCTCGGCTTGTTGAGTGATGGCGGTGTGCACTCGCATCAGCGGCACCTGTATGCGTTGTTAAAGTTATGCGCAAAGCTGGGTGCGAAGGATGTGTTTGTCCATGCGTTTTTGGACGGGCGCGACACCATGCCGACTTCCGGCGCGGGGTACGTCGATGCGCTGCAGCAGAAGATTCGCGAGATTGGTGTTGGCAAGCTGGCATCGTGCAGTGGCCGTTACTACGCGATGGATCGTGATTTGAAGTGGGACCGCGAAGCCAAGGCGTTCGACGCCATGGTGAAGGGCAATGCGGAAGGTGGCACCGCGACCGATGCTGCCGCAAAGATTCGCCAGAACTACAACAACGGTGTGACCGACGAGTTCACCATTCCGTTTGTGTGCGTGGATGAAACGGGTAAGCCCGTTGGAACCATTGGCGATGAGGATCTGTGCATCTGCTTTAACTACCGCAGTGACCGTGTACGGCAGGTTACGCGTGTACTGGCGCGCAATGTTGAGGGCGGCCTGACGAAGTCGAATGCGCTTGATCTGCCCAAGGCGGATGAACTTGACCTTGAGATTCCTCGCAACTCTGCACCGAAGAACATTCGCTACATCACCATGACGCAGTACGATCCGAAGTTCACGTTGCCGATGGTGATTCTGCCGGAGAGCATGGATAATCTGCTGGCTAACGTGATGGCGAACAATGAACTGCGCAACCTGCGAGTGGCCGAGACAGAGAAGTACGCGCATGTGACGTACTTCTTCAACGGCGGCATTGAGAAGCCGTTCGCGGGCGAAGAGCGTGAGGTGGTGCAGTCGCAGAAGGTGGCGACGTATGACCTGGCTCCGGAGATGAGCGCGCGTGGCATCTGCGACGTGGTGCTGAAGGCGATTGATGACACCGCGTTTGATGTCGTCGTCGTCAACTTTGCCAATGCGGACATGGTGGGTCACAGCGGCAAGATGGAGCCGACCATCAAGGGCGTGGAAACTGTCGATGCTTGCCTGGGTGAGATCTATGCGTCGCTGAAGCGCAACGGCGGTTCGTGGCTCATCACAGCAGATCATGGCAACGCGGAGTTGCTGATCGATCCGGTGACGGGCGGACCGCACACGGCGCACACAACGAATCCGGTGCCGCTGATTGCAGTCACAGAAGCAGGGAAGTCGTTCTCATTGCGTGAAGGCGGTTCGCTGCGGGATATCTCGCCGACCATGCTGGGCATGCTTGGAATGCAATTGCCGAAGGAGATGACCGGTGGCGATCTGCGAGTATTTCCGAAGCTGTAG
- the ftcD gene encoding glutamate formimidoyltransferase → MEEEQYEAASPATTEPIVECVPNFSEGRNERIVREIVQSMKVFGVSLLDWSMDATHNRSVVTIAGSPEAVAESAIRGVGRAAQLIDLTKQAGVHPRIGAADVVPFVPVAHYSLGQCAALAHHAGLEIWRRFGVPVYFYEAAAMRPDRMRLEEVRRGQFEGIREAVRRDSSRHPDVGLGELHPSAGAVAVGARQFLIAYNIFLESADLHAARAIAKEVRASSGGMVGVKAMGVLVGDRAQVSMNITDFHASPVERVHAAVCRVAARMGIATAEGELIGLIPEAACAPIIARETLPEWLRQTSEFHPDEKVLERKLSRPLPWPEAVPAAHV, encoded by the coding sequence ATGGAAGAAGAGCAGTACGAAGCAGCCTCCCCCGCGACGACCGAACCGATCGTCGAGTGTGTTCCGAACTTTTCTGAGGGACGGAACGAGCGCATTGTGCGTGAGATTGTGCAGTCCATGAAGGTCTTCGGTGTAAGCCTGCTGGACTGGTCCATGGACGCGACGCACAACCGTAGCGTCGTCACGATTGCAGGATCGCCGGAAGCTGTTGCCGAGTCGGCCATACGTGGCGTAGGACGCGCTGCCCAGCTCATCGATCTGACCAAGCAGGCAGGCGTACATCCCCGCATCGGCGCCGCGGACGTGGTTCCCTTTGTTCCTGTGGCCCATTACTCCCTTGGTCAATGTGCGGCGCTTGCCCATCATGCAGGCCTTGAAATCTGGCGGCGCTTTGGCGTTCCTGTGTATTTTTACGAAGCAGCAGCCATGCGGCCTGACCGCATGCGTCTTGAAGAAGTGCGCCGCGGCCAGTTTGAAGGTATCCGGGAGGCCGTCCGGCGTGACTCCTCACGCCATCCCGACGTCGGTCTCGGTGAACTCCATCCTTCTGCCGGGGCCGTTGCCGTGGGAGCTCGCCAGTTCCTCATCGCCTACAACATTTTTTTGGAGAGCGCAGACCTACACGCCGCCCGCGCCATCGCAAAAGAAGTGCGCGCATCCAGCGGTGGCATGGTGGGCGTAAAGGCCATGGGAGTGCTTGTGGGTGATCGCGCTCAGGTTTCTATGAACATTACGGACTTCCACGCCTCTCCGGTCGAGCGGGTCCATGCCGCAGTATGCCGTGTCGCCGCACGGATGGGTATCGCCACGGCAGAGGGCGAACTTATTGGCCTGATCCCGGAAGCCGCCTGCGCCCCCATTATTGCACGTGAAACGCTACCCGAATGGCTGCGTCAAACCAGTGAGTTCCACCCAGACGAAAAAGTGCTGGAACGGAAGCTGTCTCGGCCCCTCCCGTGGCCGGAAGCCGTTCCCGCGGCGCACGTCTAA
- a CDS encoding acyloxyacyl hydrolase: protein MSQVKRLVLAAVAGLFPLAALGQMTANESPVSATAKHTPWEMGVIFQGGKGITDERDGFQFFMAGGHLGKVITPEYGSGLFKGNFEYAVEVFPYWQSNTPTFQRYSCTGTPNPNVFNCVGPYTVGGTFHGVSVTPIILRWNFTHGHRIMPWAQAAGGVLWTNHKYPAYGQGEVNLQNMGPNSDASVWNFTPQGGVGLHYFLQPNRSLDFGANAVHISSASLGDRNPGVNASVQFSIGYTWWKK, encoded by the coding sequence ATGTCCCAGGTAAAACGTTTGGTTCTTGCAGCGGTAGCGGGACTGTTTCCCCTTGCGGCACTCGGTCAGATGACGGCCAATGAATCGCCGGTAAGCGCGACGGCGAAACACACCCCGTGGGAGATGGGCGTAATCTTCCAGGGCGGTAAAGGCATCACCGACGAACGTGATGGCTTCCAGTTCTTCATGGCAGGTGGCCATTTGGGCAAGGTGATCACGCCCGAATACGGCAGCGGCCTCTTCAAGGGCAACTTTGAATATGCGGTCGAGGTGTTTCCCTACTGGCAGTCGAACACACCCACCTTTCAGCGCTACTCCTGCACGGGGACACCTAACCCCAACGTCTTCAATTGCGTAGGTCCGTATACCGTGGGCGGCACCTTCCACGGTGTCTCCGTCACACCCATCATTCTGCGCTGGAACTTTACGCATGGTCACAGGATCATGCCCTGGGCGCAGGCAGCGGGTGGCGTGCTGTGGACGAACCATAAGTATCCGGCGTATGGTCAGGGCGAAGTGAATCTGCAGAACATGGGACCAAACTCTGACGCCAGTGTCTGGAACTTCACCCCGCAGGGTGGGGTTGGCCTCCATTACTTTCTGCAGCCCAACCGTTCGCTTGATTTCGGGGCCAACGCAGTTCACATCTCATCGGCCTCTCTTGGAGACCGCAACCCTGGCGTGAATGCCAGCGTGCAGTTCTCCATCGGATACACGTGGTGGAAGAAATAG
- a CDS encoding YebC/PmpR family DNA-binding transcriptional regulator, which translates to MSGHSKWATIKHKKGAADAKRGKVFTRLIKEITVAAKQGGGDPDGNPRLRTAILAAKAENMPADNIKRATQRGTGEIEGLTYEEITFEGYGPGGVAVIVEVLTDNRNRAVSEIRHAFSKNGGNLGETGSVGYMFSKKGIIVIAKDGADEEKLTEVVLEAGADDLNDEGENWEIYTTPKDFVTVKEAIEKAGFKPEHAEVTMIPSTYQKLEGSQANAMMRLLEVLEDLDDSQNVYSNFDMDEAAVTA; encoded by the coding sequence ATGTCAGGCCACTCAAAATGGGCAACCATCAAGCATAAGAAGGGCGCAGCCGACGCCAAGCGTGGCAAGGTCTTCACCCGTCTGATCAAGGAAATCACGGTAGCAGCAAAGCAGGGCGGCGGCGATCCCGACGGCAATCCGCGTCTGCGTACTGCCATCCTGGCAGCCAAGGCTGAGAACATGCCGGCCGACAACATCAAGCGCGCCACCCAGCGCGGCACGGGCGAAATTGAAGGCCTCACCTACGAGGAGATCACCTTCGAAGGCTACGGCCCTGGCGGCGTTGCTGTCATCGTGGAGGTGCTCACCGACAACCGCAATCGCGCCGTCAGCGAAATCCGCCATGCCTTCAGCAAGAACGGTGGCAACCTGGGTGAAACCGGCTCGGTTGGCTACATGTTCTCGAAGAAGGGCATCATCGTCATTGCCAAGGATGGTGCAGACGAAGAGAAGTTGACGGAAGTGGTTCTGGAAGCAGGTGCAGACGACCTGAACGATGAAGGCGAGAACTGGGAAATTTACACCACGCCCAAGGACTTCGTTACGGTGAAGGAAGCCATCGAAAAGGCTGGTTTCAAGCCCGAACACGCTGAAGTCACCATGATTCCCAGTACCTACCAGAAGCTGGAAGGCTCTCAGGCAAACGCCATGATGCGTCTGCTGGAGGTGCTGGAAGATCTGGACGATTCACAGAACGTCTACAGCAACTTCGACATGGATGAAGCTGCGGTCACCGCGTAA
- a CDS encoding VOC family protein yields MSDAIHPGVRIGHVHLKVADLDRALWFYHEVLGFEIVQRFGSSAAFVSAGGYHHHIGLNTWESQGGQPPAAGTTGLYHLAILYPTRAELGKALQRLLNAGITIHGASDHGVSEAIYLADPDSNGVELYWDRPKEEWPLDADGNIRMITRPLDLRPILAAAKEAPVDIPAQVQ; encoded by the coding sequence ATGAGTGACGCAATTCATCCCGGCGTGCGCATTGGTCATGTTCACCTGAAGGTGGCGGATCTGGATCGCGCCCTGTGGTTCTATCACGAGGTACTTGGCTTCGAAATCGTGCAGCGTTTCGGCAGCAGCGCCGCGTTTGTCTCTGCTGGCGGATACCACCATCACATTGGCCTGAACACATGGGAAAGTCAGGGAGGACAACCACCTGCGGCAGGCACCACCGGCCTGTATCACCTCGCCATTCTGTATCCCACGCGTGCGGAACTGGGCAAAGCTCTACAGCGTCTCTTGAACGCAGGCATCACCATTCACGGAGCCTCCGACCACGGCGTCAGCGAAGCCATCTATCTCGCTGATCCTGACAGCAACGGAGTGGAACTCTATTGGGATCGGCCCAAAGAAGAGTGGCCGCTGGATGCCGACGGCAACATCCGCATGATCACGCGTCCCCTCGATTTGCGCCCCATACTGGCCGCTGCGAAGGAAGCTCCTGTGGATATACCTGCACAGGTGCAATAA